One segment of Macrotis lagotis isolate mMagLag1 chromosome 1, bilby.v1.9.chrom.fasta, whole genome shotgun sequence DNA contains the following:
- the GTF3C5 gene encoding general transcription factor 3C polypeptide 5 isoform X2 codes for MAAVSVELQQERRLVCVEYPGVVRDVPKMLQTLGGEEGVSRIYADSAKRLELYFRPKDPYCHPVCANRFPTSSLLLKIKKKTRQRRAEGGGATVAEVKFDMEILGIITTVYKFQGMSDFQYLAIHTEAGCKNTSMYDKVLMLKPEKEEFFNQELPLYIPPPIFSRLDTPVDYFYRPETQHREGYNNPPVSGENLIGLSRARRPHNAIFVNFEDDEVPMKPLEAAVQTWKRLCTNPIDRKMEEELRKLFEIRPIWSRNAVKANISVHPDKLKVLLPYVAYYMITGPWRSLWIRYGYDPRKNPEAKIYQVLDFRIRCGMKYGYAPNDMPVKAKRSTYNYSLPITVKKTPSQLVTIHDLKHGLGTSGTGGVKKSACNKYKLKDSVYVFREGALPPYRQMFYQLCDLNVEGLQKIIHRNDGMETECTERDGWCLQKTSDDLRDTMSLMIRQIIRSKRPALFSSAAKTEGGKEQLTYESGEEEDDDEEEEEEEEEEEEEEEEEDFKPSDGSENEMETEILDYV; via the exons ATGGCGGCCGTGTCGGTGGAGTTGCAGCAGGAGAGGCGCCTGGTGTGTGTGGAGTACCCCGGCGTGGTGCGGGACGTGCCCAAGATGCTGCAGACCCTGGGCGGGGAGGAAGGCGTTTCCCGG ATCTATGCAGACTCAGCCAAAAGGTTAGAGCTGTACTTCCGCCCCAAGGATCCATACTGCCATCCTGTGTGTGCCAACCGTTTCCCTACCAGTAGTTTGCTGCTTAAGATCAAGAAGAAGACAAGACAGAGGAGAGCGGAAGGTGGAGGAGCAACTGTTGCAGAAGTCAAGTTTGACATGGAAATCTTGGGCATCATTACAACTGTTTACAAATTTCAAG GAATGTCAGATTTTCAGTATCTGGCAATACACACAGAAGCAGGTTGCAAAAACACTTCTATGTATGACAAAGTTCTTATGCTCAAACCAGAGAAGGAAGAATTCTTCAACCAGGAATTACCTCTCTATATCCCCCCACCAATTTTTTCTCGCCTAGACACCCCAGTGGACTACTTTTACCGACCAGAAACACAACATCG GGAAGGCTACAATAATCCACCTGTCTCTGGGGAGAACCTAATTGGTCTGAGCCGAGCTCGGAGACCCCACAATGCAATCTTTGTGAACTTTGAAGATGATGAAGTGCCCATGAAGCCACTGGAAGCTGCTGTTCAGACCTGGAAGCGGCTGTGCACTAACCCCATAGATAGGAAGATGGAAGAGGAACTGAGAAAG CTGTTTGAAATTCGTCCCATCTGGTCCCGTAATGCTGTCAAGGCCAACATCAGTGTTCACCCAGATAAACTCAAGGTCTTGCTTCCCTATGTGGCTTATTATATG ATAACTGGTCCCTGGAGGAGTTTGTGGATTCGGTATGGATATGACCCCAGAAAAAACCCAGAAGCGAAGATTTATCAAGTCCTGGATTTCCGAATTCGCTGTGGAATGAAATATG GATATGCCCCCAATGACATGCCTGTCAAAGCAAAACGCAGCACCTACAACTACAGCCTCCCCATCACAGTCAAAAAGACAC CCAGCCAGCTGGTCACCATACATGACCTGAAGCATGGACTGGGCACGTCGGGGACAGGGGGTGTCAAGAAATCAGCCTGTAACAAGTACAAGCTCAAG GACTCTGTCTACGTCTTTCGGGAGGGGGCCCTGCCACCATATCGGCAGATGTTCTATCAGCTCTGTGATTTAAATGTGGAAGG GTTACAGAAGATCATTCATCGTAATGATGGGATGGAGACTGAGTGTACAGAGCGTGATGGTTGGTGTCTTCAGAAGACCAGCGATGATCTGAGGGATACTATGTCCTTGATGATCCGACAGATCATTCGCTCCAAGAGGCCTG CTTTGTTCTCAAGTGCTGCCAAAACTGAAGGTGGAAAAGAACAGCTAACATATGAATCTGGG